The following nucleotide sequence is from Cucurbita pepo subsp. pepo cultivar mu-cu-16 unplaced genomic scaffold, ASM280686v2 Cp4.1_scaffold000722, whole genome shotgun sequence.
ttaaagAATGTATtagagagagcgagagagaaagagagcatTACCGTCGCATTTGACAGGGTGATTGAACAGGAGGATGCAAGCAAGAAGCaaagggagaagaaaacagagatgGGTGTTCGCCATTGTTgcaagaagaggaagaaaagggaTCGAAATGGGTCCTGGGAAAGGCACAAGGAGCTGGTAATAAAGATTAAGATGGAAGTTTGTAGCTCTCAGTAAGTTGTTGGATGGGCCTTCTGGGTAGAGTGGATGGGAAGCTTCTTAAATGGCTACTGGGACCGACTGAAATCTACGCTCGCTGTACAGCGCCTGAACTCTAGAttggtttaaattatattattttatttcttttgagttttatttttttctattcttaAATGATGTTaacttgaaataaataaattatattctttaaatgaatattaaaatttgttgacaatatatttttcaattttcataaaagtAATATCATATATAGAACATTAAGTGCACTAAGATTTAAGTGCCGCCAAAAACTAAACGCAAAAAAAACTCCCGCATAACATATCTCAATacattttataagattttattcGGTTAGGTTTTGTTTAAATCTATTCGGGTTCTCACAGATTTACCCAATgctaatctaacccaacccaacccaactcctATAATTTGGGTTAGGTCGGTTCGGGTTGTTGAATTCATTATACGACCCTAATTACAGCTATCACTCCCGACCTCAGAATGGAGAATGGAGAATTAAAGGTGTCTGCCATTTGCAAATAGATAGAAAACTAAGGAAGGGAGAATTCTCATTTCCATATTCGCCAGTTTCTGAATCCAAgtcaaaaacattttatatacGAAGAACAATTACTGAAATCCAAGCGTCCAAGCTATCATCACCTGGGATTAACTTAAGaaaaccaaccaaaaaaagaaagcctCTGGGATACATTACTCATGTACAGGCATGATCTTATTTGGAATCCAAGAGATTGTGCTGGTTCCATGAAACTGACTCTAAATTTGATCCAAAATGACCTCTGCCCCGGTAACCTTAAAGTCAGATGGAGCTTCCTCTATGTTAAGAGCCTTAACCGTCCCATCTACAACATAGGCTGACCATctacaaagaagaagaacatcaAAGAGTGTAGAATTGTCTACCTACTTGGACTCCATCTAAAACTAGAACAGCCCTACACAATCCAAACACTTTTGGCATGTCAAGAACAAGATTGATCGATCGTACCTTTGAGAACGAGGGCCGAGCAAAGCAACAGAAAGATCTTTATCCAGTTCCAGGCTCTTGTGAAAGCTCCCATCGAAGTCACCGTAAAATTGTATCTATATAGAAGCAAGAGGATAATGTCAGGATTGTATTATCATGAAAATTATGCAGCTTTCTATGTTAGAAGTCTGGACAAGGAAGCTTACAGCATCTTTCGCTTCAAGTTTCTCAGCCCAGCCATTGAGAGTATATGGGTCATTTACAGACACGCAAATAACAGAATCAATTCCCTTAGCCTTGAACTCATCCATTTTATTCTTGTAGCTAGGAACGTGCTGCTGGGAACAAACTCCTGTATATGCACCCTGGAAATTGGAAATGCAACTTTGAAATGTGCATCATAGTATAAACGAATTTAACACTGGAAAACACAGAGAAAGAGCAATTTTATATCTACTCCACATTCATCAACGATTGAATATTTATGACTTACAATGTACAAGCAAGCTTCAACAAAATGCCATGATTACCCACTTAAACAGGACAAAAACATTGAATAGTATGTTAAATGCTAAATGTTGTTTGATGATAAGTAGCagcttcttttcattttttaattttcaagatCGAAAGAAGAGGTTGTACTTGATTTTCTCAATTATTCACTCCTTGCCAAGGGAAGAAATAAAAGCAGTGTTGTTCTCGATCTTATATAATCTAATATCTATCACACCAAGTCCCATGGAGTTGAtctgtaatagtccaagcccaccgctagcaaatattgtcctttttgaactttcccttttgagccTCCCATCAAGGTTTTAATacgtgtctactatggagagggtctagccctactctgGCCAGTGTCTCACACTGTCtagtgactagctctgatatcactcaaggttttaatatgtgtctactatggagagggtctagccctactccgatcAGTGCCTCACACATCAAGtgactggctttgataccatttgtaacaactcaaatccactactagcagaGATATtagtcctatttgggctttcccttccaggtttcccctcaaagttttaaaacgcgtctactagggagaggtttccacaatcTTATAAGGATTGTTTCGTTTTCCACTCCAACCcctgtgggatctcacatgatCAAACTGATAAAAACTAGTTTGGAATAAAGAACTCACCAGCTAACAATTCATTGAATCATAAGGTtttatatatcaaatatttatcaGCTACGagtacaaaataaagttcatatATTCTCAGTACAAATCTAACAATTTTTTTCACAATATCCAATCAATCCTTTAGAGGTCagaaatgaatgatgaacCACAAAGCATGTTTCTGATCCCTAaaataaatcttcattttaCCAATGGATGAAAGCATCGATCATGAAAGTGAGCATATAAAAGTTCTTGTCCCAATCAAAGAGGCACACCGCGTTGAAAAGGAGATGAAGACTTATACGTAGGCAACTAATTCGGACAGAATTCATCATTTACATAGCATGTATACAACTGTAAAATACTGAATAGATTGACTTAcaggaagcccaaagatgacgaCCTTCTTGCCCTGAAATACCACGACCAATGGATTAATAAGATAAAGACTGAATACACTCAAATTATCATTCCATATAAAGCGTC
It contains:
- the LOC111785769 gene encoding peroxiredoxin-2F, mitochondrial-like, with translation MASAILKRVNASAMSSLVESMRIRASSRAFAAVAVGTDIVSAAPDAALQKARSWDEGVSSKFSTTPLKDIFKGKKVVIFGLPGAYTGVCSQQHVPSYKNKMDEFKAKGIDSVICVSVNDPYTLNGWAEKLEAKDAIQFYGDFDGSFHKSLELDKDLSVALLGPRSQRWSAYVVDGTVKALNIEEAPSDFKVTGAEVILDQI